A segment of the uncultured Desulfobulbus sp. genome:
GTGAACAGATCATCGCGTATGGTTAAGCTGTCTTTAATGATCGTCTCCGAGTCAAAACGACCAGCATCGATGGTGGTCATCAAGGTTGGTTGTTGAGAGAACATCAAGAAGCAGCCAAAAGTTATCCCCTGTTCGCGAATGAGCTCGAATTTCCGCAATACAGTCAACGGGTCGTCTGTGATTGGGTGATGGCGAAGAGCATTGGCAAGCGCAACGAACCGATTTACCTTCTCAAGGGAAATGTCATTGACCGTGTGGTTTGGGTCAGTGGCAAAATCCCAACTCAGGTTAATCGTCTTTAGATGCTCGTTGGCGATTTCCTCAAGACTCATCACATGGTTGGAAGCATGTTTTCTGATGAGATATTTGCCTTTTATGCTGACTGGTTTGACCGGATAGCTCGGAACCCACAATACGGCGATATCCTTTCCCTGGTGATGCACTATTTCAATTTCAGGTATGACTGACGGCGAGGTGGATGCCTTGACCTGGTTAATCCATTGCTGTGGGGTTTCTGCTGATAAGGAAATACCGACAATGTCACCGTTGTCTTTGACTCCAATAACTACACGACCTCCCCTGGCATTGGCAAAAGCCACCAGCGTTTCAATGGTTTCCCGCCCAAATGAGGTTTTGAATTCAAGTTCATCGTTTTCACTGCTGGTAAGTAACTGGCTCAACATATCGACCTGCCATTCATTTCAGTGTGGTTCGGGTTCGTTTCCCACCCCAACCTTAGGGCCTGTCAGCAAATAACTTGAACATCTTTCATCTCATCTTCGGGCCATCTTTGGCTGCGGCTCAATCGCAAAATCCTCGACGTAGCACTGCTACGCCTGTGTTTTTGCGCTGGTCGCCACAACCAAATCTGCCCCAAACCTGAGCGCAATTTTGTTCAAGTTATTTGCGAACAGCCCCTTAGAGTTGGAGTTTTGGGGATATGGGGCAGTCGTCATTCACTTTTTCCCACAGAATAAACTGCGGCCGGTTGTTGAGGATGGCGGCGTTATTCTCGTATTCTTCCGCTGTTAGGTTCAGCGTTCGTATTTTCCGCTCGATGTATCTTTCGGTTTTAGTGGTCAGGTCCATCAAGTTGGTTGTGTCAATATCACCGATAAGAACGAGATCGATAATGCCCGTGTCCTTACCCTCGGCATA
Coding sequences within it:
- a CDS encoding ATP-binding protein — protein: MLSQLLTSSENDELEFKTSFGRETIETLVAFANARGGRVVIGVKDNGDIVGISLSAETPQQWINQVKASTSPSVIPEIEIVHHQGKDIAVLWVPSYPVKPVSIKGKYLIRKHASNHVMSLEEIANEHLKTINLSWDFATDPNHTVNDISLEKVNRFVALANALRHHPITDDPLTVLRKFELIREQGITFGCFLMFSQQPTLMTTIDAGRFDSETIIKDSLTIRDDLFTEVESALDFIRKHINKRFAFTGAAQRKEVWEYPLEAVREIVLNMIVHRDYRASADSTLKIFHDRIEFFNPGQLPEGMSLEQIISGRYASSPRNKQIAALFKEAGIIEKYGSGIKRVQQAMRSLGAKDPEFELIGNSFKVTLYPMDSKAGEGVNEGVNEGVNEGVNSLLTLIRENEGKRAPFFASALQTSQKNIERWLKLLREAGAVEFRGAPKSGGYHIINNDKQTN